A window of the Methanoregula sp. genome harbors these coding sequences:
- a CDS encoding histidine kinase dimerization/phosphoacceptor domain -containing protein, with amino-acid sequence MESTLRTHLLQVTAVAVATAAVVILSVISILHGQHTIFPYFLLIPILFVVWFWPKYGVIYSVLLGWIYLTIVYFFFSGDISNLASSTAWFFILVTIGIVMSSFSFGQKREEHKYKAIYESSQAGLFTCTPDLKQITGSNPQLGILLGYDTADLTGKDFVVILPDAPSRESFFSALKDSGHVRNREVQLLTRGRGPVWVLLSAALVDETTVICSVIDLSDRKKIEETLLTFNENLEEGIKKRTTELNAAHHEEITLLREIHHRVKNNLQLIASLLNLQVRRTDDENVRIALTESQNRVRAMAIVHQKLHESESFTHVDLQECIRFMVLQIYQIFNTDTRKIHLTIEAKDMIIEIDTAITVCLIINELVTNSLNYAFPANQDGKIEIRGHRETGKIILVIGDTGVGMPIGVDWKQPTTLGLMIVTQLVQQMYGTIDKLDSSGTVFQIILEERPAVTMHSVSGLE; translated from the coding sequence ATGGAATCCACCCTAAGGACACACCTGTTGCAGGTAACAGCAGTCGCCGTTGCTACCGCAGCGGTTGTGATCCTGTCCGTCATCAGCATACTGCACGGGCAGCATACCATCTTTCCTTACTTTCTTCTCATCCCGATACTCTTTGTTGTCTGGTTCTGGCCAAAATACGGGGTTATCTATTCCGTTCTTCTCGGCTGGATATACCTCACAATAGTGTACTTCTTTTTTTCAGGGGATATCTCTAATCTTGCCAGCAGCACGGCATGGTTTTTTATTCTCGTCACTATCGGCATTGTCATGTCGTCTTTTTCTTTCGGTCAAAAAAGAGAGGAGCATAAATACAAGGCAATTTACGAAAGTTCCCAGGCGGGGCTGTTTACCTGCACTCCTGACTTAAAGCAGATCACCGGATCCAACCCGCAGTTAGGTATTCTCCTTGGGTATGATACAGCAGACCTGACGGGGAAGGATTTTGTGGTAATCCTGCCAGACGCTCCCTCCCGCGAATCGTTTTTTTCTGCGCTTAAGGATTCCGGTCATGTACGAAATCGGGAAGTTCAACTCCTGACCCGAGGGAGGGGGCCCGTATGGGTTCTGCTTTCCGCAGCCTTAGTTGACGAAACAACGGTAATCTGTTCGGTAATCGACCTGTCAGATCGTAAAAAGATTGAAGAAACTCTTCTTACCTTTAATGAAAACCTCGAAGAGGGCATTAAGAAACGCACCACTGAACTTAATGCTGCGCACCACGAGGAAATAACGTTACTGAGAGAGATTCATCACCGGGTAAAAAATAATCTCCAGCTGATTGCAAGCCTGTTAAATCTTCAGGTGCGTCGCACGGATGATGAGAACGTCCGTATAGCACTCACGGAAAGCCAGAACAGGGTACGGGCTATGGCAATCGTCCACCAGAAACTCCATGAATCTGAAAGTTTTACCCACGTCGACCTCCAGGAGTGTATCAGGTTTATGGTTCTTCAGATCTATCAAATCTTTAACACCGATACGCGAAAAATCCACCTGACAATCGAAGCAAAGGATATGATAATTGAGATTGACACTGCAATCACGGTTTGTCTGATAATCAATGAACTGGTAACGAATTCTCTTAATTATGCATTTCCGGCAAACCAGGACGGAAAAATCGAAATCCGCGGTCACAGGGAAACGGGAAAAATTATCCTCGTAATCGGGGATACCGGGGTTGGGATGCCCATAGGAGTTGACTGGAAACAACCGACAACTCTTGGTCTGATGATAGTGACCCAGCTTGTCCAGCAGATGTATGGCACCATTGACAAGCTTGATAGCAGCGGTACGGTTTTTCAAATAATTCTCGAGGAGCGGCCTGCCGTTACCATGCATTCGGTGTCCGGGCTTGAATGA
- a CDS encoding histidine kinase dimerization/phosphoacceptor domain -containing protein — protein MIPSRILIVEDEVIVANDIKETLNSLGYTVVGIANSGETALQKVAEVHPDLVLMDIYLGGKMDGVQTAGELHKVSDIPIIYLTAFSDEALLARAKLTEPYGYIIKPYSERELHSVIEMARYKYAMDKKLKESEDRLQKLNDELETRVAARTTTLRQQLQFLQQLIDTIPAPVYYKDSKGGYLGCNNAFEAYTGIPKREMVKKTDAALFSSDIAVLSEEKDSQLMNGKGIQVYPAKFLHADHHLRDVIFNKATFNDPDGSIAGFIGVMIDITEQKKAEEDLQMSLHEKELLLKEIHHRVKNNLQTISSFLYLQLLTCDNEQTKNLFNDARSQVNAMGLIHQKLYQSTDISRILFTDYITSLIEYLKESYGVDDTKVRIIISVKPTNLALDIDTGIPCGLIINELVTNALKYAFQDRSGGTITIQMVQDELHHNLLSVSDDGRGIPTGFDLITNKSLGMKIVSSLTRQLEGTLKIVHQPGTTIIIRFPEQATHKNTILEITKKPAADDELNIDEKIKRIRAHYG, from the coding sequence ATGATCCCCAGCCGGATTCTTATTGTCGAAGATGAAGTGATTGTAGCAAACGACATAAAAGAAACCCTGAACAGCCTTGGATATACCGTAGTAGGAATTGCCAACTCCGGGGAGACCGCTCTCCAAAAAGTGGCTGAGGTCCACCCCGATCTCGTGCTCATGGATATCTATCTTGGCGGGAAGATGGATGGAGTCCAGACAGCAGGAGAACTGCACAAGGTCAGCGACATTCCGATCATATATCTCACAGCATTCTCTGACGAAGCCCTGCTTGCCCGGGCAAAACTTACCGAACCATACGGGTATATTATCAAACCTTACAGTGAGCGGGAATTGCATTCCGTCATCGAGATGGCCCGATACAAGTATGCGATGGATAAAAAACTCAAAGAGAGCGAAGACCGGTTACAGAAATTAAACGATGAACTTGAAACCCGGGTAGCTGCCCGCACAACCACCCTCCGTCAGCAACTTCAGTTCCTCCAGCAGTTGATCGATACCATTCCCGCACCGGTATATTACAAGGATTCGAAGGGAGGGTACCTTGGCTGCAACAATGCCTTCGAAGCCTACACCGGCATTCCCAAACGTGAAATGGTTAAGAAGACCGATGCGGCGCTTTTCTCTTCGGATATTGCGGTTCTCTCTGAAGAAAAAGATTCCCAGCTGATGAACGGGAAAGGGATCCAGGTATACCCGGCAAAATTCCTCCATGCGGATCATCATCTGCGTGATGTCATATTCAACAAAGCCACGTTCAACGATCCTGATGGAAGTATTGCCGGTTTCATCGGTGTTATGATTGACATCACCGAGCAGAAGAAGGCTGAAGAGGATCTGCAGATGTCCCTGCATGAGAAAGAGTTGCTGTTAAAAGAGATCCATCACCGTGTGAAGAATAACCTCCAGACAATCTCAAGCTTCCTGTACCTTCAATTACTGACCTGCGATAATGAACAGACAAAAAACCTGTTCAATGATGCACGTTCGCAGGTAAATGCCATGGGGCTCATTCACCAGAAACTCTACCAGTCAACAGATATTTCCCGCATACTGTTTACGGATTACATCACCAGCCTCATTGAATACCTTAAGGAATCCTATGGTGTTGATGATACAAAAGTACGGATTATCATATCGGTAAAACCCACAAATCTTGCTCTTGACATCGATACCGGAATCCCCTGCGGGCTGATCATCAATGAGCTGGTGACAAATGCCTTAAAATATGCATTCCAGGACAGATCCGGCGGCACCATCACGATTCAGATGGTACAGGATGAACTGCACCATAATCTCCTCTCGGTAAGTGACGATGGGCGTGGAATCCCGACAGGTTTTGATCTTATTACGAATAAGTCCCTTGGAATGAAGATCGTCTCCAGCCTGACCCGTCAGCTGGAAGGCACCCTGAAAATTGTCCACCAGCCGGGAACAACGATAATTATCAGGTTTCCTGAACAGGCAACTCATAAAAATACAATTCTGGAGATCACAAAAAAACCAGCTGCTGACGATGAATTAAACATAGATGAAAAAATCAAAAGAATCCGGGCACACTATGGCTGA
- a CDS encoding response regulator yields MAEKKILIVEDNEIVALETNERLIRLGYIVTGIAATGNDAVALARSTLPDLILMDINLKGEMDGITATEQIAVFLDAPVIFLTAYSDDATLQRAKKTKPLAYLIKPFKERELYSNIELAMHRAKSEKAMKRSSQMDELIGTFSAMNEGVIVTDKEEQIIYMNHPASALTGFSADEYLNSPVTSVFTIQRGDPALETILNNKPSGCPVLQEIRMNVILLTRSEKGIPVITETIAINDANGTSGGYALIFWIPQKETQQKS; encoded by the coding sequence ATGGCTGAAAAAAAGATCCTGATCGTGGAAGACAATGAAATTGTCGCCCTTGAAACCAACGAGCGGTTGATACGGCTTGGGTATATAGTTACCGGAATTGCAGCCACCGGCAATGATGCAGTTGCACTCGCACGTTCGACATTACCGGATCTCATCCTCATGGACATCAACTTAAAAGGTGAGATGGATGGCATCACCGCCACCGAACAGATCGCGGTATTTCTTGATGCGCCGGTGATTTTTCTTACCGCATATTCCGACGACGCAACCCTTCAGCGTGCAAAAAAGACAAAACCGTTGGCGTACCTCATCAAACCCTTCAAGGAACGCGAGCTTTACAGCAATATTGAGCTGGCCATGCACCGGGCCAAATCAGAAAAAGCGATGAAAAGATCCAGCCAGATGGATGAACTCATCGGTACATTTTCTGCAATGAACGAAGGCGTGATAGTGACTGATAAGGAAGAGCAGATCATCTACATGAACCATCCGGCATCCGCCCTGACCGGTTTTTCCGCTGATGAATACCTGAACAGTCCTGTAACCTCGGTCTTTACAATCCAGCGCGGGGATCCGGCACTAGAAACCATTCTTAACAATAAACCCTCAGGGTGTCCGGTCCTCCAGGAAATACGAATGAACGTAATCCTGTTGACACGTTCTGAAAAGGGAATCCCCGTTATTACAGAAACAATTGCCATAAACGATGCAAACGGCACTTCCGGAGGGTACGCCCTTATATTCTGGATACCACAAAAGGAGACACAACAAAAAAGCTGA
- a CDS encoding HEAT repeat domain-containing protein has protein sequence MDFIHYFRPDLEKSIASKDVRGIIRALSNPDTAIQRKAAAALADLAPDEAVTPLLHTLLSPDRDVRRLSAMALGNIRDSTASSGLVTALGDTDPRVRLEVAEALGKIRNPVAVGALLQCLEDSNADVRMNTIWALGRMEDKKAIPSILSLLANPDHGIRLRAAEALEKLNGVPGDPQDKALYYIAKNEWDEIPRIREAAIKPLVWALKDDYYDIRMRAARTLGIIRSPIAVEALNKALFDLEECVSLEAVEALSSIGTDEAIRSLVNGLSSPYKTTRTLASTALERVGWQPSPDLKKTLEAPDREEWDICCSMRGMSPDTPLVSKESAVTPRIFSESANIPKNISRSTPVRPPIQLRSSQNPPVTPETMKLHGISNDTRSALPLNTTPDDPDQGIRQQCTRDLSQLIKPPAVESLIRVLETDDPVLYKQALRGLGAIKTPATVASLAQATRNPDINVRLGAIIALGIISRRTGSDRIPDAGTGMLGEKIQDTTGKQAAEALLELKESTPLIAGMISTLSHPYAYMRRGAADVLQVIGWKPGNDDEQLLFNAAHPSSDEWTDSLEKDRGPGAEKHDESHDLPDDIIAKMADPRISTEKKIEFVQQMGMSGDPRYTDVLIAALQDSDPRICLEAMLACGKRGDQHSVPFLISLVNVPDTVIRKRAIETLGVIKDYSSIPSIIEAIHDKDQEIRNLALFTLGVFQDPLSVQALVMNFTDEDPFVKETVSTALNMLGVYSLHQVRDLLISDNTAQRFNAREVIKKNYGHTIALKYFICLLQASDKTIIQEAAGSLKELGWTPAVDKNFVNYFIARCDGKNQEEMGGGSLVKWLKDKNPEVRKGALMVLSRMKPASSSQIITSVLQDPDSEVRAMVASNLAAIDWHPENEFQNVIFLFAQKKWTELEKCKKNATGVLTEGLTDRDPEVRQASMELLGTIGSKTAISALMEGLHNDDREVRFASLRMILKKPSHDGADLVSILKKERW, from the coding sequence ATGGATTTTATTCATTATTTCCGACCGGATTTAGAAAAATCAATCGCTTCAAAAGATGTGCGGGGAATTATCCGTGCGCTCAGTAACCCGGATACCGCAATTCAGCGAAAAGCAGCAGCTGCGCTTGCGGATCTTGCACCTGATGAGGCAGTTACCCCGCTCCTCCACACCCTTCTGTCTCCGGATAGGGATGTGCGACGCCTTAGTGCAATGGCGCTGGGGAACATACGTGACAGCACCGCATCCTCCGGTCTGGTCACGGCTCTTGGGGATACTGATCCCCGGGTACGGCTTGAGGTTGCAGAGGCGCTCGGGAAGATCCGTAATCCGGTAGCGGTTGGCGCCCTTCTCCAATGCCTTGAGGACAGCAATGCCGATGTCAGGATGAACACAATCTGGGCACTTGGCAGGATGGAAGATAAAAAAGCTATCCCCTCTATCCTTTCCCTGCTTGCCAACCCGGATCACGGGATACGGTTGAGGGCGGCAGAAGCCTTAGAGAAACTTAACGGGGTGCCGGGAGATCCACAGGATAAAGCGCTCTATTATATCGCAAAGAACGAATGGGACGAGATCCCGCGGATACGAGAGGCTGCGATCAAACCGCTGGTCTGGGCATTAAAGGATGATTATTACGATATCCGGATGCGGGCAGCCCGCACTCTCGGTATTATCAGAAGCCCGATAGCGGTTGAGGCGCTCAACAAGGCACTCTTTGATTTGGAAGAGTGTGTCAGTCTCGAGGCAGTTGAGGCACTCAGCAGTATCGGTACAGATGAGGCGATACGTTCGCTGGTTAACGGGCTCTCTTCACCTTATAAAACCACCCGAACCCTTGCAAGCACTGCTCTGGAGAGGGTGGGATGGCAACCCTCTCCGGATTTGAAAAAAACTCTGGAGGCCCCTGACCGGGAGGAGTGGGATATCTGCTGCTCGATGAGGGGTATGTCACCGGATACGCCCCTCGTCAGTAAAGAGTCTGCGGTTACACCCCGGATATTTTCAGAATCTGCAAATATTCCAAAAAATATTTCCCGTTCAACCCCCGTACGACCACCTATCCAACTGCGCAGCAGCCAAAACCCTCCTGTTACACCGGAAACGATGAAGCTGCATGGCATTAGCAATGATACCCGTTCAGCCCTCCCCCTCAACACTACACCCGACGATCCGGATCAAGGCATCCGGCAGCAGTGTACCCGGGACCTCAGTCAGCTGATAAAACCCCCTGCAGTGGAATCCCTGATCCGGGTCCTGGAAACAGATGATCCCGTTCTCTATAAACAAGCGTTGCGGGGGCTTGGCGCCATAAAAACACCGGCGACGGTTGCATCCCTCGCTCAGGCAACCCGTAACCCGGATATAAATGTCCGGCTTGGTGCCATCATAGCACTCGGGATCATCAGCAGAAGAACAGGATCCGATCGAATCCCTGATGCAGGGACGGGGATGCTCGGGGAGAAAATACAGGACACAACGGGTAAGCAGGCAGCAGAGGCACTTTTGGAACTCAAAGAGTCGACCCCTCTCATAGCGGGGATGATCAGTACGCTCAGCCACCCGTATGCATACATGCGAAGGGGTGCAGCTGATGTGCTGCAGGTTATTGGCTGGAAACCGGGCAATGATGACGAACAACTCCTGTTCAATGCTGCACATCCGAGCAGTGATGAGTGGACCGACAGCCTGGAAAAAGACCGGGGTCCTGGAGCAGAAAAACATGACGAAAGCCACGATCTTCCTGATGACATAATCGCAAAGATGGCAGATCCCCGGATCAGTACGGAAAAAAAGATAGAGTTTGTGCAGCAGATGGGTATGTCCGGAGACCCCCGGTATACCGATGTACTGATTGCTGCCCTGCAGGACAGTGACCCCCGCATTTGTCTGGAGGCGATGCTGGCGTGCGGGAAACGAGGGGATCAGCATTCCGTCCCTTTTCTTATCTCCCTGGTAAATGTTCCTGACACGGTGATCAGGAAGAGAGCTATTGAAACTCTCGGCGTGATTAAGGATTATAGCTCCATCCCATCAATTATTGAGGCGATTCACGACAAGGATCAGGAGATACGAAATCTTGCATTATTCACGCTGGGTGTCTTTCAAGATCCCCTCAGTGTCCAGGCGCTTGTTATGAACTTTACCGATGAGGACCCCTTTGTTAAAGAAACGGTGAGCACTGCCCTTAACATGCTGGGAGTGTATTCACTGCACCAGGTGCGGGATCTTCTCATCTCGGATAATACGGCACAGCGCTTCAATGCCCGCGAAGTAATAAAGAAAAACTATGGGCACACTATTGCTCTCAAATATTTTATATGCCTCCTCCAGGCCTCGGATAAAACTATCATACAAGAGGCAGCCGGTTCGCTCAAAGAACTCGGCTGGACCCCGGCCGTTGACAAAAATTTTGTCAATTATTTTATTGCACGATGTGACGGAAAAAACCAAGAGGAAATGGGAGGAGGATCTCTGGTAAAATGGCTCAAAGATAAGAATCCTGAAGTAAGAAAGGGTGCACTTATGGTATTATCGCGTATGAAACCGGCGTCAAGCAGCCAGATTATTACCTCAGTACTGCAGGATCCCGATTCCGAAGTGAGAGCTATGGTCGCATCGAATCTTGCAGCGATTGACTGGCATCCCGAAAACGAGTTCCAGAACGTGATCTTTCTTTTTGCACAGAAAAAATGGACCGAACTGGAGAAATGTAAAAAAAATGCCACCGGGGTTCTTACGGAGGGTTTAACGGACAGGGATCCGGAGGTGCGGCAGGCATCGATGGAATTGCTTGGAACAATCGGGAGTAAAACGGCAATATCTGCCCTTATGGAGGGACTGCATAACGATGATCGTGAAGTACGGTTTGCATCACTCCGGATGATTCTGAAAAAACCATCTCATGACGGTGCTGATCTCGTTTCAATTCTGAAAAAAGAGAGATGGTAG
- the cca gene encoding CCA tRNA nucleotidyltransferase, with amino-acid sequence MVAHLPLEETVLATLRPTLEEREHVCGIAKRLLEAIAKSGKAQGMVVGSIARHTWVRGDRDLDVFMLFDTGLSREQLEEEGLSLARKIALEFSTKFHEKYAEHPYINAVIDDVDVDLVPCYNVDSATKIQSAVDRTPFHTRYITDKINGLIDDVLLLKRFTKAGGIYGSDQMTEGFSGYLCELLVLYYGGFTPLLKATAEWHPHMIVDPERHAAKEFDEPLIVIDPVDPRRNVAAAVSLDRMVEFVELARGYLESPSEKYFLVPALHTITQEELAGLLAERGTGLYAITFATPPYIEEVIVPQLKRSMSAIVEHLERNGFAVHHAHYTMEEERCMFLMELLVTELPNVRIHKGPPLWNRVNAEKFREKHVISPLPGPYINEGKYEMEVPREFTRVEDLLTSDTLLQVRLGKHVRQVLAHGWELKKGAECWHEEFAPFIGRFFDRCSPLVRVKRP; translated from the coding sequence ATGGTAGCCCACCTGCCCCTCGAAGAAACCGTTCTTGCCACCCTCCGCCCGACTCTTGAGGAGCGCGAGCATGTGTGTGGCATAGCAAAACGCCTGCTGGAGGCGATTGCCAAAAGCGGGAAGGCGCAGGGTATGGTTGTGGGATCGATTGCCCGCCACACATGGGTAAGGGGTGACCGGGATCTCGATGTGTTCATGCTCTTTGACACCGGTCTCTCCCGCGAGCAACTGGAAGAGGAGGGACTTTCCCTTGCACGAAAGATTGCACTGGAGTTCTCGACAAAGTTTCATGAAAAGTACGCCGAGCACCCATATATCAATGCGGTTATCGATGACGTGGACGTGGATCTTGTGCCCTGCTATAATGTGGACAGTGCCACAAAGATCCAGAGCGCAGTCGACCGCACACCGTTCCACACGCGCTATATTACCGATAAGATCAATGGCCTGATCGATGACGTGCTCCTCCTCAAGCGGTTCACCAAAGCCGGGGGCATCTATGGCTCCGACCAGATGACCGAGGGATTCTCCGGGTATCTCTGCGAGCTACTGGTGCTCTACTATGGCGGGTTTACCCCGCTCCTGAAAGCTACGGCAGAATGGCATCCGCATATGATTGTTGATCCGGAGCGCCACGCGGCAAAAGAGTTTGACGAGCCCCTCATCGTGATTGACCCGGTTGATCCACGACGCAATGTCGCGGCGGCAGTATCGCTTGACCGCATGGTGGAGTTTGTGGAACTTGCCCGGGGCTATCTCGAATCCCCCTCAGAAAAATACTTTTTGGTACCCGCTCTCCATACGATAACACAAGAAGAGCTTGCCGGCCTTCTTGCAGAGCGGGGCACGGGTCTCTATGCAATTACGTTTGCCACGCCTCCCTATATTGAAGAAGTCATCGTCCCGCAGCTGAAACGAAGTATGAGTGCCATTGTCGAGCATCTCGAGCGAAACGGGTTTGCCGTGCATCACGCCCATTACACGATGGAAGAAGAGCGGTGCATGTTTCTTATGGAACTGCTGGTGACAGAACTTCCCAATGTCCGGATACACAAGGGACCACCTCTCTGGAACCGGGTAAATGCGGAAAAATTCCGGGAAAAGCATGTCATCTCTCCCTTGCCGGGGCCCTACATCAACGAAGGGAAATACGAGATGGAAGTGCCCCGGGAATTTACCCGGGTTGAGGACCTGCTCACTTCCGATACCCTGCTGCAGGTGAGATTGGGAAAACATGTCCGGCAGGTGCTTGCACATGGCTGGGAACTAAAGAAGGGTGCTGAATGCTGGCATGAGGAGTTCGCACCGTTCATTGGGCGGTTTTTTGACCGGTGCTCTCCTCTGGTGCGGGTCAAACGACCGTGA
- the thpR gene encoding RNA 2',3'-cyclic phosphodiesterase, producing MVRVFVALELSSEIREQLTIAQDVLRGCRARLTFVEPALIHITTKFLGEVTEQKLPPVMDALRTVQVAPFLVTAGKITVNNPLRPHTIWCTIDDAGESGQVFQQVEDALSPLGFSRETRKFTPHATVARVKSPDPSLFAAISQLGNREYGSCMISGMKLKKSTLTPRGPVYEDLLEIPW from the coding sequence ATGGTACGGGTTTTTGTTGCACTCGAATTATCTTCAGAGATACGGGAGCAGCTTACGATAGCGCAGGATGTCCTGCGCGGATGCAGGGCGCGCCTTACCTTCGTAGAACCCGCCCTCATTCATATCACGACAAAATTTTTAGGTGAGGTGACAGAGCAGAAGTTACCTCCAGTTATGGATGCACTCCGCACGGTTCAGGTTGCCCCGTTTTTGGTTACTGCCGGAAAAATTACCGTAAACAACCCATTACGTCCGCACACGATCTGGTGCACGATCGATGATGCCGGTGAATCCGGGCAGGTTTTCCAACAGGTAGAAGATGCTCTTTCACCCCTGGGATTTTCCCGCGAAACCCGTAAGTTCACTCCCCATGCCACGGTGGCGCGGGTAAAATCTCCCGATCCCTCGCTCTTTGCCGCAATCAGCCAGCTGGGAAACAGGGAATACGGGAGCTGCATGATCAGCGGTATGAAACTGAAAAAGAGCACCCTGACACCCCGGGGACCTGTCTATGAGGACCTGCTGGAGATTCCATGGTAG